In Saccharothrix violaceirubra, the following are encoded in one genomic region:
- a CDS encoding peptidylprolyl isomerase, protein MVLVVLMIAFSVVAAPAAAATGTPGTKRCEFIPTPENPAAKPVRPPRPKASTKGKAVVALHTNYGRIVIRLDRANATCAVHNFVHLTRKSFYDRTQCFRLTDSPRLGVLQCGDLVRQEEGGPGYRFADEVTGKETYPRGTVAMGNQGPGTNGSEFFIVHSRADIPPVYSVLGQVVHGLDTLDRIVAAGIDDTDQDGPPKRPVRIHRAEVLD, encoded by the coding sequence ATGGTTCTGGTCGTCCTCATGATCGCCTTCTCGGTGGTCGCGGCGCCCGCCGCCGCGGCCACCGGGACACCGGGAACCAAGCGGTGCGAGTTCATCCCGACGCCGGAGAACCCGGCGGCGAAACCCGTGCGCCCGCCACGCCCGAAAGCCTCGACCAAGGGCAAGGCCGTGGTCGCGCTGCACACCAACTACGGCCGGATCGTCATCCGACTCGACCGCGCGAACGCGACCTGCGCCGTGCACAACTTCGTGCACCTGACCCGGAAGTCGTTCTACGACCGGACGCAGTGCTTCCGGCTGACGGACTCGCCCCGGCTCGGCGTCCTGCAATGCGGCGACCTCGTCCGCCAGGAGGAGGGCGGCCCCGGCTACCGGTTCGCCGACGAGGTCACCGGCAAGGAGACCTACCCGCGCGGCACGGTGGCCATGGGCAACCAGGGACCCGGCACCAACGGCAGCGAGTTCTTCATCGTGCACTCACGCGCGGACATCCCGCCTGTGTACAGCGTGCTCGGCCAAGTCGTGCACGGCCTGGACACGCTGGACCGGATCGTCGCGGCGGGCATCGACGACACCGACCAGGACGGCCCGCCGAAACGACCGGTTCGGATCCACCGGGCGGAAGTCCTCGACTGA